The region GGTCTCCTGCAGGCCTTCGAGGTCCGGTCGCTCGGTGGGTAGGTCGCACAGCCGCGGATCGCTGAGCCGCGTCTGCGCGGCTACCTCATCACGTTCGAAGGCAGCAATCATCTCCGCCGCCTCGGTGAGGGTCTGCTTCGACAGCGAGGCAGCCACCGCTTCGGCCACCGATACGAATCCCGCCTCTTCGGCGGCCTCGTCGGCGGCGGCCGCCGCCTTCAGCAGGGCGGCGTCGGCGGCGGCGTGCGTCTCGATCGCCGCGGCGTACGCCTCGATGGTCTCGATGTCGGCCTCGATCTGCTCGGCGCGCTCCGCGACCGAGGCGTGCCCGTCGCGGGCCTTCTCGATGGCGGCGGACTGACGATCGATGTCGGTGCTGAGCTCGCGGACGGCGCCCGCCAGCTCGGTGCTGCGCTGCTCGGCCGCGTGCAGCTCGCCGGTGATCCGCTCGATGTCGGCGTCGACGGCCTCGAGCCGGCCGAGGGCGGCCGGGATCCGGTCTGCGGCGTCGGACGCCTCCTTGGCTCGCCCGCGGGCGGCCTTGAGCTCCTTCTTGATGGCGGCCGGGGGCCGCTCCCCGCAGACCGCGAGCTGTCCGCTCAGCATCGACTCGAGCTCACCGACGCTCTTGTCGGCCATCTCCTTCACCCGACGCGCGTCGTCGACGCGCTTCTCCGCCGCTTCGATCTCCTCCGGGGTCGGGGCGTCGCCCGCGCGGCGGGCTGGCTTGGGGTGGCTGATGCTGCCGCAGACCGCGCACTCGTGACCGTCGCGCAGCTCGCCGGCGAGCTCGGCGGCCATGCCGGAGATGCGGCGTTCGCGGAGATTCAGCTCGGCCTCTCGCGCGGCCGTCGCGTCGTCCGCACGCTCGGAGCGGTAGATGCGCGCCTCGACGAGTCTGGCCCTGGTCTGCTCGGCCGCCGACGACGCCGCGAGCGCCTCGGTCAGCCGTTGGACCGCAGCTGCGGCGTCCTCGCGTACGGCGGCCCGCTCACGAAGCTCCGTCAGCTCCTTCTCCGCGGCGAGCCGCTGGGCCGGCAGCTCGGCCAGCGTCTGACGCAGCGCCCTCACCGACTCGCCCGCCTCGCCGGCCTGCTCCTGCGCCGTTGCCACGAGCTCGCGCTGCGCGTCGATCCGCTGCTCGGCGCGCAGCGCGTCGTCCAGCGCCCCACGCTGGGTGCTCAGCGCGCGGGCCCGCGCGCGCACCTTGGCCAACGGTTTGCCGACCAGCGCCGGCTCGATCGCGGCGACCCGCTCCTGCGCGGCGGTGCGGCCCTCGTGGGCCTGGGCGAGCTCGGCGTCCCGGTCCGCGCGCTCACGCTCCAGCGGGACGACGACCGCGGCGGCAGCGGCGCGGTCGTACTTCTCACGCAACAGCCCGATGCCCTCCCGCTGGGCCTCGACGCGGTCGCGGAGGGTGACTGCCTCGCGGTACTCCTGCTGGCGCTTGACCAGGTCCTCGGCGTCCCGCACCCGGGCGGCCGCCTCCTCGTGCAGTCGGGTGGCGATCGACACCGCGGTCTCCGCCGCCGCGAGCCGATCGCGGTGCGTCCGCGCCAGAGTCTCGAACCACGTCCCGTCGACCTTCTCGGGCAGCTCGTCGTCGGGAATCTCCGCCACCGCCTGCGCCGTCGTGAGCAGGTTCTGGACCTTCGCCTCGGCTTCCGCCGCCCGGGCGGCCTCAGCGCGCTGGCGGTCGTCGAACCACTGCTCGACGTCGTGGAAGCGATGCGCGTTGAACAGTGAGGTCAGCAGCTTCTCGCGGACGTCGTCCGAGGCGTGCAAGAACTCGGCGAACTGTCCCTGCGGCAGCAGCACGACCTGGGTGAACTGATCGCAGTTCAG is a window of Blastococcus sp. Marseille-P5729 DNA encoding:
- a CDS encoding AAA family ATPase, with protein sequence MRLHSLTMTAIGPYVATETIDFDALAADGLFLFTGPTGAGKSTVLDAVTYALYGRLPGTRDGHLSRLKSDFADSRTKPEVVLEVTIGDQRLRVHRSPSYERPKHRGEGFTVERASVAVEQQVDGRWIGVEGARKENVANDWLQERIGLNCDQFTQVVLLPQGQFAEFLHASDDVREKLLTSLFNAHRFHDVEQWFDDRQRAEAARAAEAEAKVQNLLTTAQAVAEIPDDELPEKVDGTWFETLARTHRDRLAAAETAVSIATRLHEEAAARVRDAEDLVKRQQEYREAVTLRDRVEAQREGIGLLREKYDRAAAAAVVVPLERERADRDAELAQAHEGRTAAQERVAAIEPALVGKPLAKVRARARALSTQRGALDDALRAEQRIDAQRELVATAQEQAGEAGESVRALRQTLAELPAQRLAAEKELTELRERAAVREDAAAAVQRLTEALAASSAAEQTRARLVEARIYRSERADDATAAREAELNLRERRISGMAAELAGELRDGHECAVCGSISHPKPARRAGDAPTPEEIEAAEKRVDDARRVKEMADKSVGELESMLSGQLAVCGERPPAAIKKELKAARGRAKEASDAADRIPAALGRLEAVDADIERITGELHAAEQRSTELAGAVRELSTDIDRQSAAIEKARDGHASVAERAEQIEADIETIEAYAAAIETHAAADAALLKAAAAADEAAEEAGFVSVAEAVAASLSKQTLTEAAEMIAAFERDEVAAQTRLSDPRLCDLPTERPDLEGLQETLRQARADEHGARSDAASATRKADRLQQLARDSRADLAAALATAARAAEVKSLALLIRGMGPNTKKMNLTSYFLAARLEQVTAVASEHLMRMSSGRYTLRHTDERRTARGHGGLGLEVFDAYTGKARPPHSLSGGETFYASVALALGLAEVVTNETGAMSLDSLFIDEGFGSLDADTLDLAMRVIDDLRQVGRTIGVISHVEEMRTRITTQLVIERTDRGSRVLPH